Proteins found in one Oribacterium sp. oral taxon 102 genomic segment:
- the ftsY gene encoding signal recognition particle-docking protein FtsY has translation MANFFSRLMNNLFQSNEVADDAFYEELEDAMIMSDVGVNTTLKIIEAVQHEAERQGVNLTRDIRRILRDYLYELMRADESYYAFEKQKSIISVIGVNGVGKTTSIGKLASLFHRAGKRVILAAGDTFRSGAIEQLVEWGKRANVDVIHQREGADPAAVVFDALQSFKAKNADLLIIDTAGRLHNKKNLMQELGKINRIIDREFAEGYRETLVVLDATTGQNALNQAEIFKEACEVTGIILTKMDGTAKGGIALAIQAELGLPVKYIGTGEKASDLRRFDAKTYIDGIIGG, from the coding sequence ATGGCAAATTTCTTTTCAAGACTGATGAATAATCTCTTCCAGTCCAACGAGGTGGCAGATGACGCCTTCTACGAGGAGCTGGAGGACGCGATGATCATGAGCGATGTCGGTGTCAATACGACGCTGAAAATCATCGAGGCGGTACAGCACGAGGCGGAGAGGCAGGGCGTGAACCTGACGCGGGATATCCGGCGAATCCTCCGAGACTATCTCTATGAGCTGATGCGCGCGGACGAAAGCTACTATGCCTTCGAGAAGCAGAAGAGCATTATTTCCGTGATCGGGGTCAACGGTGTCGGAAAAACGACCTCTATCGGGAAGCTCGCAAGCCTCTTCCATCGCGCCGGGAAACGCGTTATCCTCGCGGCGGGAGACACCTTCCGCTCCGGGGCGATCGAACAGCTCGTGGAGTGGGGGAAGCGCGCGAATGTCGATGTGATTCACCAGAGAGAGGGCGCCGATCCTGCGGCGGTCGTATTTGATGCGCTGCAATCCTTCAAGGCGAAGAACGCGGATCTTCTGATCATCGATACAGCGGGACGGCTCCACAACAAAAAGAACCTGATGCAGGAGCTCGGAAAGATCAACCGCATCATAGACCGGGAGTTCGCGGAGGGCTACCGGGAAACGCTGGTTGTGCTGGACGCGACAACCGGGCAGAACGCGCTGAATCAGGCGGAGATCTTCAAGGAGGCATGCGAGGTCACGGGCATCATCCTGACCAAGATGGACGGCACCGCCAAGGGCGGCATCGCGCTCGCGATCCAGGCGGAGCTGGGGCTCCCCGTGAAATATATCGGAACCGGAGAGAAGGCGTCGGATCTTCGGCGCTTCGACGCGAAAACGTATATAGACGGAATTATCGGCGGCTAA
- a CDS encoding sigma factor-like helix-turn-helix DNA-binding protein, giving the protein MEEFVRKGILFSLYGGLLNENQRQVYEYHIIEDMSFTEIGELVGISRQAAQDLFRRADRKLQQSENTLRLQQKFTRLRSLAERIQSESGEARIRALAGEMIDGI; this is encoded by the coding sequence ATGGAAGAATTTGTGCGGAAGGGAATCCTTTTTTCTCTGTATGGCGGGCTTCTGAATGAGAACCAGCGGCAGGTCTACGAGTATCACATCATAGAGGATATGAGCTTTACAGAGATCGGAGAGCTTGTCGGCATCAGCAGACAGGCGGCGCAGGATCTGTTTCGACGGGCGGACCGGAAGCTTCAGCAGTCTGAGAATACGCTCCGGCTGCAGCAGAAGTTCACACGTCTTCGCTCGCTGGCGGAGCGGATACAGAGCGAGTCCGGAGAAGCACGGATCAGAGCATTGGCAGGAGAGATGATAGATGGCATTTGA
- the ffh gene encoding signal recognition particle protein, which yields MAFETLSDRLTNIFAGLSGKGRLGEEDVNAALREVRMALLEADVNFKLVRDFVAKVREKAVGEEVLNSLTPAQTVVKIVHDELTEMMGSETTEIKLRPQSEITVLMLIGLQGAGKTTTAAKLAGKFRQQHRKPLLAACDIYRPAAIEQLRVNAEKQEVPFFSLGDKLSPVEIARRAVEEAKAKGYNLVILDTAGRLQIDERLMEELQEIKRAVHVDWSILTVDAMTGQEAVHVAETFTEKVGIDGVILTKCDGDTRGGAALSIKAMTGKPILCLGMGEKLSELEQFYPDRMAGRILGMGDVLSLIEKAQSEMDEEKARASVRRLSKGQFSYDDFMEQMTQLQKLGGLGGILKMLPGMGKALRGLDLEESEKQLGRVRVIIQSMTYKERANPKLMNPSRKRRIAAGAGVDIAEVNRLVKQFEQMQKMMKQFGGTMKSGRGGFPGLGGMPGMGFGGKRGGFPF from the coding sequence ATGGCATTTGAGACGCTTTCAGATCGTTTAACAAATATATTCGCGGGACTCTCCGGAAAGGGGCGGCTCGGCGAGGAGGATGTCAATGCCGCACTGCGCGAGGTGCGCATGGCGCTCCTGGAGGCGGATGTCAACTTCAAGCTGGTCAGGGACTTTGTCGCGAAGGTGAGGGAAAAGGCGGTCGGGGAGGAGGTCCTGAACTCTCTGACACCGGCGCAGACCGTCGTGAAGATTGTGCATGACGAGCTCACGGAGATGATGGGCTCGGAGACGACGGAGATCAAGCTTCGTCCGCAGAGCGAGATTACTGTCCTGATGCTGATCGGTCTGCAGGGCGCCGGTAAGACAACCACCGCCGCGAAGCTCGCCGGGAAATTCCGGCAGCAGCACCGGAAGCCGCTTCTGGCAGCCTGCGACATTTATCGTCCGGCAGCGATCGAGCAGCTCCGTGTCAATGCGGAGAAGCAGGAGGTGCCGTTCTTCTCCCTTGGGGACAAGCTGAGTCCGGTGGAGATCGCACGGCGCGCGGTAGAGGAGGCAAAGGCGAAGGGCTATAATCTCGTCATTCTGGATACCGCGGGACGGCTGCAGATCGATGAACGTCTGATGGAGGAGCTGCAGGAGATCAAGCGCGCCGTCCATGTGGATTGGAGCATCCTGACCGTAGATGCGATGACCGGACAGGAGGCTGTCCACGTCGCGGAGACCTTCACGGAAAAGGTCGGCATCGACGGCGTGATCCTGACGAAATGCGACGGCGACACCCGCGGCGGGGCGGCGCTCTCCATCAAGGCAATGACAGGAAAGCCGATTCTCTGCCTCGGTATGGGCGAGAAGCTCTCCGAGCTGGAGCAGTTCTATCCGGATCGCATGGCGGGACGCATCCTCGGCATGGGAGATGTACTCTCCCTGATCGAGAAGGCGCAAAGTGAGATGGATGAGGAGAAGGCGCGTGCGTCCGTCCGCCGTCTTTCGAAGGGACAGTTCAGCTATGATGATTTCATGGAGCAGATGACGCAGCTGCAGAAGCTTGGCGGGCTCGGCGGGATACTCAAAATGCTGCCGGGCATGGGCAAGGCGCTGCGGGGGCTTGATCTCGAAGAATCGGAGAAGCAGCTCGGCAGAGTCAGGGTTATCATTCAATCCATGACCTATAAGGAGAGGGCGAATCCGAAGCTGATGAATCCATCCAGGAAGAGACGGATCGCAGCGGGCGCCGGTGTGGATATCGCAGAGGTCAACCGGCTCGTGAAGCAGTTCGAGCAGATGCAGAAGATGATGAAGCAGTTCGGCGGCACGATGAAATCCGGCAGAGGCGGCTTCCCCGGACTCGGCGGGATGCCCGGAATGGGCTTCGGCGGGAAAAGAGGCGGCTTTCCGTTTTAA
- the rpsP gene encoding 30S ribosomal protein S16 produces the protein MAVKIRLRRMGSAHAPFYRVIVADSRSPRNGRFIEELGYYDPTKEPSVVKIDTEAAKKWLANGAQPTDTVQRLLKQAGI, from the coding sequence ATGGCAGTTAAGATCAGATTGAGAAGAATGGGTTCCGCGCATGCACCTTTCTACAGAGTGATTGTAGCAGATTCCAGAAGCCCGAGAAACGGCAGATTCATTGAGGAGCTCGGCTACTATGATCCGACCAAGGAGCCGTCCGTCGTCAAGATTGATACGGAAGCGGCGAAGAAGTGGTTGGCAAACGGCGCACAGCCGACGGATACGGTTCAGAGACTTCTGAAGCAGGCAGGCATCTGA
- a CDS encoding KH domain-containing protein — translation MKELLETIAKALVQYPEEVHAVQEEGENGEIRLTLSVNEQDMGKVIGRSGRIAKAIRSVMSAAASKAEVKVSVDIK, via the coding sequence ATGAAAGAGCTGTTGGAAACGATTGCGAAGGCTCTCGTCCAGTATCCGGAGGAGGTTCATGCAGTACAGGAGGAGGGCGAGAACGGAGAGATCCGCCTCACCCTTTCCGTGAATGAACAGGATATGGGAAAGGTGATCGGCCGTTCGGGGCGTATCGCAAAGGCAATCCGTTCTGTCATGAGTGCAGCGGCATCCAAGGCAGAGGTGAAGGTGTCTGTGGATATCAAATGA